Genomic DNA from Bacillota bacterium:
GGCTGTCTCCCCCGCGGTGGGGGAGGCGGCCATCCTGGCCACCTGCAACCGCACCGAAGTGTATCTGGTGCGCCACCGGGCTCGTTTGGGGGCCGGGCCGGTGAGCGACGGGGCGGGTGGAGGTGGCCCCTGTTCCGGTGTGGCCTGGCAGTTTTTCGTGGGCCGGGGCCTGGGAGCAGGGGAAGAGCAGCTTCTCTACCGCAAGGAAGGAGAAACCTGCGTCCGCCACCTGTTCTCGGTGGCGTGCGGGCTGGACTCGCCCGTGCTCGGGGAGACCCAGGTGCTGGGGCAGGTGAGGGAGGCATTGACCCGCGCCCGGGAAGCGGGCACGGCCGGGCCGGTGCTGAACGCGCTATTTGAGCGGGCGGTGGCGACTGCCGGCCTGGTGCATTCCCGGACCGGGTTGGGGAGCCATGCCTGCTCTGCCAGCAGCGCGGCCGTGGAGGCCATTTCCGCCGAGCTGGGCGGCCTGGGGGGTTGCCGCGTCCTCCTGGTGGGTGCCGGGAAGATGGCCGAGCTGGCAGGACGGGCACTCCGAGGACGGGGTGCGGAGGTGTGGGTGACCAGCCGCAACCTGGGCCGGGCAGCCGCCGTGGCCCACAGGCACGGCCTGACGGCGGTGCCCTGGACGGAACTGGAGGAGCGGCTGGGGCAGGCCGATGCCGTGATCTCGGGCACCGGAGCTCCCCATCTCATCCTGGGAAGGGAGCGCGTGGCCCGCGCTCTGGCGGTCCGGCGCGAGCGGCAATGCTCGCGAGAGGGTTCCGCGTCCACTTCCGCGTCCCGGCCGGCCGGGGGCGCCCGGCTGGTGGTGGCCGACCTGGCCATGCCCCGCGATGTGGACCCGGACGTGGCCGGGCTGCCCGGTGTCCGTCTCTTCGACCTGGACGAGCTGCAGGCGCGGGCCCGCGCCAACCTGGAGCATCGCAGGGCCCTGGCGGGGGAGGCCCAGGGCATCATAGAAGGGGAGGTGGCTCGCTTCCAGAGATGGCTGGCCGCCCGGCAGGCCGTCGCCCTCATCCGGGCCGTGCGCGGCCGGTACCAGGCGATGGCCCGCAGGGAAGTGGAATGGGCCCTGGCCCGGATGGGTCCCCTCACCCTGGAGCAACGCCGGGTGCTGGAGGAGATGGTGCAGCGCTTAGTGAATAAAGGGTTGCACGGACCCATTAAAGCCATGGGCCGCGGGGCGGGCGACCGGGAGGGAGAATGGCGATTGGCGGTGCTGGCGGAGGCCTTGCTGGCTCCGGGGACCCGCGAAGCCCGCGGCGTCGCCTGCCGGGGGCGGACCGGTGAGTGAGGATTATCTGGCGTTAATGCTCCATACCCGGGGCCGGCGCTGCCTGGTGGTGGGCGGGGGAGAAGTCGCCCGGCGCAAGGTGGAAGACGCCCTGCATGCCGGTCTGGCCGTGGTGGTGGTCGCCCCCCGGGTGGTGCCTGCGTTACGCGATCTGGCCCGGCTCGGGCGGATCACGTGGGAAGAGCGGGTTTTTCATCCCGCCGACGTGCGGGGAATGTTCCTTACATTCGCCGCTGCCACCCCCGAGGTCAACGACCAGGCGTGCCAGGCCGCGCGCCAGGCCGGGGTGCTGGTCAACGTGGTGGATCATCCCGAGATGTCCGATTTCATCTCTCCTGCCGTCCTGCAGCGCGGTCCCGTCACGGTGGCAGTGAGCACGGGCGGTGCCAGCCCCGCTCTGGCCGCCCGCATCCGGGACCGCGTGGCGACCGTGGTGGACGAAGAGACGGGCGAGTGGGCGACCCTGCTGGCCCGTTTCCGCCGGCGGGTGCAGGAAGCGGTTGCCGAGGCCGGGGTGCGGCATGAGCTCTTGCGCCGGGCGGCGGAGCTGGAAGGCGAGGCCGCCATCGCCCGCGGTGAAAGGACTGCCGTCGAAAGGCTGCTTGATTCGTGGCTGGAGCCCTACCGGCCCGCCTCCCGGCACCCCGGTGGGGGCGCTTCGGGAGAGGAACGCGAAGACGGTGGGGGCGGCGGTCCCGCCCGGCAGAGCGCGAGGTGATAGGCGGTGGATGAGATCGTCCTGGCCACCCGGGGGAGCGCCCTCGCCCTGGCTCAGGCCCAGTGGGTGGGAGCCGCCCTTCAGGCCGTCCGGCCCGGACTTTCCATCCGGATGCTCATCGTCCACACCCGCGGGGATCGCATCTCAACCGGTGCCCTGGCGGAGGGGCCCGGGGCGGCCGCGGCCGGCACCGGCGAGTTCGTACGCGAGGTACAGCAGGCGGTACTGGCCGGGGAGGCCCACGCGGCCGTCCACAGCCTCAAGGATCTCCCCCTGCGGGGCCCGGAGGGCCTGGTGACGGCGGCCGTCCCCGCCCGCGGCGACGTGCGGGAGGCGCTGGTTTCCCCGGGGGCGCGGCTGGAGGACCTCCCGGCGGGAGCGCGGGTGGGCACTTCCAGCCCTCGTCGGCGCGCCTTCCTGCGCCATCTCCGCCCCGACCTGGCGGTGCTGGAGATGAGGGGCAACCTGGACACCAGGTTGCGGAGGCTGGAGGCGGGGGTCTGCGACGCCCTGGTGGTGGCGGCGGCGGGATTGGGGCGACTGGGGATGACCGATCGCGTCACCCAGTACTTCCTTCCGGAAGTGTTTCTTCCCGCTCCCGGCCAGGGAGCCCTGGCCGTGGAGGCACGGGCCGACGATACTGTGGCGCGGGAGCTGATGGCGCGCATCGACGATCCCCGCACCCGGCAGGCGGTTTGGGCCGAACGGGCCATGCTGGAGTCCCTGGGGGGAGGATGCCGGGTGCCCGTGGGTGCCTGGGCCAGGCGGGAGGAGGGCGAGCTGGTCCTCACGGGAGCTTACGCGCCCGGGGGAGAGGGGCTGGCGCGGGTAACCCTGCGCATTGCGACCGGTCCCGGGGACCTGGAGGCGGCCCGCGGGCTGGGCGAGCGGGCGGGCGGACAGCTCCTGGCCCTGGCCA
This window encodes:
- the hemC gene encoding hydroxymethylbilane synthase, translating into MDEIVLATRGSALALAQAQWVGAALQAVRPGLSIRMLIVHTRGDRISTGALAEGPGAAAAGTGEFVREVQQAVLAGEAHAAVHSLKDLPLRGPEGLVTAAVPARGDVREALVSPGARLEDLPAGARVGTSSPRRRAFLRHLRPDLAVLEMRGNLDTRLRRLEAGVCDALVVAAAGLGRLGMTDRVTQYFLPEVFLPAPGQGALAVEARADDTVARELMARIDDPRTRQAVWAERAMLESLGGGCRVPVGAWARREEGELVLTGAYAPGGEGLARVTLRIATGPGDLEAARGLGERAGGQLLALARRGG
- a CDS encoding bifunctional precorrin-2 dehydrogenase/sirohydrochlorin ferrochelatase, with protein sequence MSEDYLALMLHTRGRRCLVVGGGEVARRKVEDALHAGLAVVVVAPRVVPALRDLARLGRITWEERVFHPADVRGMFLTFAAATPEVNDQACQAARQAGVLVNVVDHPEMSDFISPAVLQRGPVTVAVSTGGASPALAARIRDRVATVVDEETGEWATLLARFRRRVQEAVAEAGVRHELLRRAAELEGEAAIARGERTAVERLLDSWLEPYRPASRHPGGGASGEEREDGGGGGPARQSAR
- the hemA gene encoding glutamyl-tRNA reductase, whose protein sequence is MLEVAGVSCHTAPLALREKLAVCAEEYPRLLRELAVSPAVGEAAILATCNRTEVYLVRHRARLGAGPVSDGAGGGGPCSGVAWQFFVGRGLGAGEEQLLYRKEGETCVRHLFSVACGLDSPVLGETQVLGQVREALTRAREAGTAGPVLNALFERAVATAGLVHSRTGLGSHACSASSAAVEAISAELGGLGGCRVLLVGAGKMAELAGRALRGRGAEVWVTSRNLGRAAAVAHRHGLTAVPWTELEERLGQADAVISGTGAPHLILGRERVARALAVRRERQCSREGSASTSASRPAGGARLVVADLAMPRDVDPDVAGLPGVRLFDLDELQARARANLEHRRALAGEAQGIIEGEVARFQRWLAARQAVALIRAVRGRYQAMARREVEWALARMGPLTLEQRRVLEEMVQRLVNKGLHGPIKAMGRGAGDREGEWRLAVLAEALLAPGTREARGVACRGRTGE